A genomic region of Armatimonadia bacterium contains the following coding sequences:
- a CDS encoding LCP family protein, translating to MAQTAARTASPRIVAGDRSSSLDALIICFALMTVGIGGYGMYDLVMAPLMPTKTRGADADASRQAGSGLLGSVFGSQGMELCPGQQQVNVLVLGTDEKTEGGRADTIMLVMLRKDTKRAAALSIPRDLMVRMDGHGTQKINAVYAFYRRKGTGELMTAKTVERILNVPVDFYIKTDVSKFAQVFDAFGGLNLYVDRDMEYDDSWGGLHINLHKGYQHLNGKQIEGFVRHRHDRHGRFSTDYERNQRQQYVLKELIKQKGHLATVARLPQIVHAIEDMVRTDMSLPELMAFGALARQIDTTKVISRMVPTHAYMHGAWYAVLEPEATRKVVGEAESAIAGGTIAPDASPERNEDIGRGTLDARPATKPATQGTKSAAAKPSRSRSRH from the coding sequence GTGGCACAGACTGCAGCGAGGACCGCCTCACCGCGGATCGTCGCAGGCGACCGTAGCTCCTCCCTTGATGCTCTCATCATCTGCTTCGCGCTGATGACGGTGGGCATCGGCGGCTATGGCATGTACGACCTCGTCATGGCGCCACTCATGCCCACCAAGACTCGTGGCGCCGATGCAGACGCCTCGCGGCAGGCCGGTTCGGGGCTCCTGGGCAGCGTCTTCGGCAGCCAGGGGATGGAGCTGTGCCCCGGCCAGCAGCAGGTGAACGTCCTGGTCCTCGGGACGGATGAGAAGACTGAGGGCGGGCGCGCCGATACCATCATGCTGGTCATGCTGCGCAAGGACACCAAGCGGGCAGCGGCTCTGTCGATCCCCCGCGACCTCATGGTGCGCATGGACGGCCACGGGACGCAGAAGATCAACGCCGTGTATGCCTTCTACCGTCGCAAGGGCACCGGCGAGCTCATGACTGCGAAGACCGTGGAGCGCATCCTCAATGTACCGGTGGATTTCTACATCAAGACAGACGTCTCGAAGTTTGCGCAGGTGTTCGATGCCTTCGGCGGACTGAACCTGTATGTGGACCGCGACATGGAATACGACGACTCCTGGGGCGGACTGCACATCAACCTGCACAAGGGATACCAGCACCTGAACGGCAAGCAGATTGAGGGCTTTGTCCGCCACCGCCACGACCGCCATGGCCGCTTCAGCACCGACTACGAGCGCAACCAGCGCCAGCAGTATGTCCTGAAGGAGCTCATCAAGCAGAAGGGTCATCTCGCCACCGTCGCCCGGCTCCCTCAGATCGTCCATGCCATTGAGGACATGGTCCGAACCGACATGTCGCTTCCCGAGCTGATGGCCTTTGGGGCCCTGGCCCGTCAGATCGACACTACGAAGGTCATCAGCCGCATGGTGCCTACCCACGCCTACATGCACGGGGCCTGGTACGCTGTGCTCGAGCCTGAAGCAACGCGGAAGGTAGTGGGCGAGGCTGAGTCCGCCATCGCCGGCGGCACGATTGCTCCCGACGCCAGCCCCGAGCGCAACGAGGACATCGGGCGTGGCACTCTGGACGCACGACCCGCCACCAAGCCCGCGACGCAGGGAACGAAGTCGGCGGCGGCAAAACCGAGCAGGTCTCGCTCCAGACACTAG
- the mutS gene encoding DNA mismatch repair protein MutS — protein MRQDDLTPMYRQWAAAKRDYPDVLLLFRMGDFYEMFDEDARVGSEALGLTLTARKHSGDNRIPMCGVPHHALDRYLRRLVEKGFRAAICEQVEDPREAKGLVRRKVTRVITPGTLMEDELLQGQEHNFLLSLAIVGETAGVAVVDVSTGDFLVTELSCRAQEESSGKPVAELLPDRPAADSRFAAVADEIARLQPAEMLIPEELVNERWVSEAVARGGSASLTPVATDDLEFRSPAQQLSEFFGVESLRGFGCEDLPAAQSAAAQALRYLQRNRMDALPHLTGLATYSTEQFMVVDAATRRNLELVRTLRDNSREGSLLALLDRTLTPMGARLLRQWLLQPLLEVDRIRRRSDAVEALVRDGVMADALRQSLRGVRDLERLINRTTAGTANARDLSALGVSLTALPAVREALMPGSAGTSGLLDELRDSLDTLGDLATLIAGAIAEEPPVTVTEGGLMRDGYSPELDELRDAMAHGREWVAGLQSQERARTGIESLKIGFNKVFGYYLEVSRSNLQLVPPDYQRKQTLVNAERFITPGLKEMEEKILGAEEKAQDLEYELFTALRREVAQQAERVLATARTVARLDALLSLARVAVEYDYVKPTVEETAVLDIRDGRHPVVERALVNEAFVPNDVLMDCEHRQLMVVTGPNMAGKSTYLRQAALICLMAQIGSFVPAREARIGVVDRIFTRVGASDDLATGQSTFMVEMTETANILHNATDRSLIVLDEIGRGTSTFDGLSIAWAVAEYLVRKIGAKTLFATHYHHLNELTEVLPRVINARIAVKEQGEDIVFLRKIVAGGTDRSYGIQVARLAGLPQEVIERAREVLRSLEQEDLGRTVGPSQEAARKVAPTVQLKLFEAAPDPVVAELLKLDLDTLTPVEALMRLKELQDEAQKRKD, from the coding sequence TTGCGACAAGATGACCTAACCCCCATGTACCGTCAGTGGGCGGCAGCGAAGCGGGACTACCCCGATGTGCTGCTGCTCTTTCGCATGGGTGATTTCTATGAGATGTTCGACGAGGACGCCCGTGTCGGATCGGAGGCCCTCGGGCTCACCCTGACCGCCCGCAAGCATTCAGGCGACAACCGCATCCCGATGTGCGGCGTGCCACATCACGCGCTGGACCGGTACCTGCGCCGGCTTGTCGAGAAGGGCTTCCGCGCCGCAATCTGCGAGCAGGTTGAGGACCCGCGCGAAGCCAAGGGCCTCGTCCGGCGCAAGGTCACGCGAGTCATCACGCCCGGCACGCTGATGGAGGACGAACTCCTCCAGGGGCAGGAGCACAACTTCCTGCTATCTCTGGCGATTGTGGGTGAGACTGCCGGCGTGGCCGTGGTGGACGTGTCCACCGGGGACTTCCTGGTGACCGAACTGTCGTGCCGGGCTCAAGAGGAGTCCTCCGGCAAGCCTGTGGCCGAGCTGCTGCCCGACCGGCCCGCTGCCGACTCCCGATTCGCTGCCGTGGCGGATGAGATCGCCCGCCTGCAGCCCGCGGAGATGCTCATCCCGGAGGAGCTTGTCAACGAGCGTTGGGTGTCTGAGGCGGTTGCCCGCGGAGGTTCGGCCTCTCTGACGCCGGTCGCGACCGACGACCTCGAGTTCCGCTCCCCGGCTCAACAACTGAGCGAGTTCTTCGGCGTGGAATCCTTGCGCGGCTTCGGTTGCGAGGATCTGCCGGCCGCCCAGAGCGCCGCCGCTCAAGCCTTGCGGTATCTGCAGCGCAACCGTATGGACGCTTTGCCTCACCTGACCGGCCTCGCGACCTACTCCACCGAGCAGTTCATGGTGGTCGACGCCGCGACCCGGCGCAATCTGGAGTTGGTGCGGACTCTTCGTGACAACAGCCGCGAGGGGAGTCTCCTCGCTCTCCTCGACCGAACGCTCACACCCATGGGTGCCCGGCTTCTGCGTCAGTGGCTCCTGCAGCCGCTGCTCGAAGTGGACCGCATTCGCCGTCGCAGTGATGCCGTCGAGGCGCTGGTCCGTGACGGGGTCATGGCCGATGCACTCCGACAGTCGCTGCGAGGCGTCCGAGACCTGGAACGCCTGATCAACCGCACCACTGCCGGTACCGCAAACGCTCGCGACCTGTCAGCCCTGGGGGTGTCCCTGACTGCGCTCCCGGCAGTGCGTGAGGCCTTGATGCCGGGGTCAGCGGGCACCTCGGGTCTGCTCGACGAGCTGCGGGACTCGCTCGATACCCTCGGAGACCTGGCGACGCTGATCGCGGGTGCCATCGCAGAGGAGCCTCCGGTCACCGTGACCGAGGGCGGGCTAATGCGGGACGGCTACTCGCCTGAGTTGGACGAACTGCGCGACGCAATGGCCCACGGACGGGAATGGGTCGCCGGGCTTCAGAGTCAGGAGCGAGCGCGAACCGGGATCGAGTCCCTGAAGATCGGCTTCAACAAGGTCTTCGGCTACTACCTTGAGGTCAGCCGGTCCAACCTCCAGCTCGTGCCGCCGGACTATCAGCGCAAGCAGACCCTGGTGAACGCAGAGCGCTTCATCACCCCCGGCCTCAAGGAGATGGAGGAGAAGATCCTCGGCGCGGAGGAGAAGGCCCAGGACCTCGAGTATGAGCTGTTCACCGCTCTGCGGCGAGAGGTGGCTCAGCAGGCGGAGCGTGTCCTGGCTACGGCCCGGACCGTCGCGAGGCTCGACGCCCTCCTGTCACTGGCTCGGGTGGCGGTTGAGTACGACTACGTGAAGCCGACCGTCGAGGAAACGGCCGTGTTGGACATCCGCGACGGACGCCACCCCGTGGTTGAGCGGGCGCTGGTGAACGAGGCCTTCGTGCCCAATGACGTGCTCATGGACTGTGAGCATCGCCAGTTGATGGTCGTCACGGGCCCGAACATGGCCGGCAAAAGCACCTACCTGCGGCAGGCGGCGCTTATCTGTCTCATGGCGCAGATCGGCAGCTTTGTTCCCGCGCGCGAAGCGCGGATCGGTGTCGTCGACCGCATCTTCACTCGCGTCGGGGCGAGTGATGACCTGGCCACGGGGCAATCGACCTTCATGGTGGAGATGACGGAGACCGCCAACATCCTCCACAACGCAACCGACCGCAGTTTGATCGTGCTGGACGAGATCGGGCGAGGGACCAGCACCTTCGATGGTCTCTCGATCGCCTGGGCGGTCGCCGAGTACCTCGTCCGCAAGATCGGTGCGAAGACGCTCTTCGCCACCCACTACCACCATCTGAACGAACTCACCGAGGTCCTGCCGAGGGTCATCAATGCTCGGATCGCCGTCAAGGAGCAGGGCGAGGACATCGTGTTCCTCCGCAAGATCGTCGCCGGCGGCACGGACCGCAGCTATGGCATCCAGGTGGCACGACTGGCCGGGCTCCCGCAGGAAGTGATCGAACGGGCGAGAGAGGTTCTGCGGTCCCTGGAGCAGGAGGACCTGGGCCGGACGGTCGGCCCCTCCCAGGAGGCAGCCCGGAAGGTCGCACCGACCGTGCAGTTGAAGCTCTTTGAAGCCGCGCCGGATCCAGTGGTAGCGGAACTGCTCAAGCTCGATCTGGACACCCTCACTCCCGTGGAGGCCTTGATGCGGCTCAAGGAGCTCCAGGACGAGGCTCAGAAGCGCAAGGACTGA
- a CDS encoding DUF1638 domain-containing protein: MKLKVIACGVFEPELTALAGESPNEIRLHFLDAGLHSTPNKLREQVQAEIDRSVGQGFQGIIVSYGLCGRGTSSLVARDCPIVIPRVHDCMTLFLGSREEYRKQFAANPGTFYVTPGWYEKKMIAGRPVQENRVQDPDVRKDERFSELSERFGAENAAYILHFHDSWKRNYTRAAFIDTGFGDSHRYASYAQDMAREFGWHYERLAGDTSLLQDLLAGRWEDSRICVLRPGQRSVLTGDETIFAAIDLAAPSPAGESTPVEPATEPPATAPTCAVARQAVTPTPEVPEEEAPVAKPAVQLHAPRPNSGEVSGTTIGLGIDAGGTYTDCVLYDLRSNVLLSKAKALTTHYDLMVGIEKALDQIDLGDTGRIGLVALSTTLATNSIVEGKGGRPGAIVMSAAPGSNPNLNWSVMRTVGGQMGIDGMELEPPDRAEIAHAVQELLAEGVDAFAISGYASVKNPEHELLVREIVQSLGDLPVVCGHELSSRLNYVSRANTAILNARLLPVVRQLLDAVQGSLDRRGIEAPLMVVKGDGSLVNRKTALERPVETVLSGPAASVSGAKHLTGLRDAIILDMGGTTTDTAVIEDGLVRISPQGARVGGWLTSVEAADIATTGLGGDSYLSFSGDRRLLIGPRRVVPLSYLCSQYPAAREMLLAIDPDAVLERSAPEVLDFFLLARPEYADGLDSREQQIVEALREGPLSRGALAVRIGALAPNLVRPKRLESLGVVQRAALTPTDLLHVSGQFAAWDVTAARHALTVFATLYGLDGQEMAKRIFDCITERLAAEVIAREHEDTGDDPEKWPGILKSVFRGSSGRLHVHLSYDRPIVAIGAPVKPFFPAVGRSLGAQVVIPEHAEVANAIGAVASEVVVREQAVVRPGEIANYVVHSRAGRTEHENLRDAVEAAKSETASLARQRALQSGTTSHDVRYRVDERRAYSSAGDEVLVEVLVEATVNGRPTLQ; this comes from the coding sequence GTGAAACTGAAGGTCATTGCCTGTGGCGTGTTCGAACCTGAGTTGACCGCACTCGCGGGCGAGAGCCCGAATGAGATCCGGCTTCACTTCCTGGACGCCGGCCTGCACAGCACCCCGAACAAGCTGCGGGAGCAGGTGCAGGCAGAGATCGACCGTTCGGTGGGACAGGGCTTCCAGGGGATCATCGTTTCCTACGGGCTCTGCGGTCGGGGGACTTCGAGTCTGGTCGCAAGAGACTGTCCCATCGTCATCCCGCGAGTCCATGACTGCATGACGCTGTTCCTCGGCTCGCGAGAGGAGTACCGGAAGCAGTTCGCGGCCAACCCGGGCACCTTCTACGTCACCCCGGGCTGGTACGAGAAGAAGATGATCGCGGGGCGGCCGGTGCAGGAGAACCGCGTCCAGGACCCGGACGTGCGCAAGGACGAGCGGTTCTCGGAGCTCTCCGAGAGGTTCGGGGCGGAGAACGCCGCCTACATCCTCCATTTCCACGATAGCTGGAAGCGCAACTACACCCGGGCGGCCTTCATCGACACCGGCTTTGGCGACAGCCACCGCTATGCCTCCTACGCTCAGGACATGGCACGGGAGTTCGGGTGGCACTACGAGCGCCTCGCGGGAGATACCTCACTGCTCCAAGACCTCCTTGCAGGACGATGGGAGGACTCGCGCATCTGTGTGTTGAGGCCCGGCCAGCGCTCGGTTCTGACCGGTGATGAGACCATCTTCGCAGCCATCGACCTTGCTGCACCCTCGCCGGCGGGAGAGTCGACGCCCGTGGAGCCTGCGACCGAACCTCCAGCGACTGCTCCGACCTGTGCCGTCGCTCGGCAGGCGGTCACGCCGACACCTGAGGTCCCGGAGGAAGAGGCACCAGTCGCAAAACCCGCAGTGCAGCTTCATGCACCAAGGCCGAACAGCGGAGAGGTCTCGGGCACCACGATCGGCCTTGGCATCGACGCCGGTGGCACCTACACCGACTGCGTACTCTATGACCTGCGCTCGAACGTTCTGCTCTCGAAGGCCAAGGCCCTCACAACTCACTACGACCTCATGGTTGGGATCGAGAAGGCGCTCGACCAGATCGACCTCGGGGACACCGGTCGCATCGGCCTGGTGGCGCTCTCGACGACCCTCGCGACGAACTCCATCGTGGAGGGCAAGGGCGGACGGCCCGGCGCGATCGTCATGTCGGCGGCGCCCGGCTCCAACCCCAACCTCAACTGGTCTGTGATGCGCACCGTCGGGGGCCAGATGGGGATCGACGGGATGGAGCTTGAGCCGCCTGACCGCGCGGAGATCGCGCATGCGGTGCAAGAGCTGCTCGCCGAGGGCGTGGATGCCTTCGCAATCTCCGGCTATGCGAGTGTGAAGAACCCGGAGCACGAGTTGCTCGTGAGGGAGATTGTCCAGTCGCTAGGCGACCTGCCGGTGGTCTGCGGGCATGAGCTGTCTTCGCGTCTGAACTACGTCAGCCGGGCCAACACGGCCATCCTGAATGCCCGTCTGCTGCCGGTTGTGCGCCAGCTTCTCGACGCGGTACAGGGCTCTCTCGACCGGCGGGGTATCGAGGCGCCTCTCATGGTGGTGAAGGGCGACGGGTCGCTGGTCAACCGCAAGACGGCGCTTGAGCGACCCGTCGAGACCGTGCTCTCCGGGCCGGCGGCAAGCGTCTCCGGGGCCAAGCATCTGACCGGTCTGCGCGACGCGATCATCCTGGACATGGGCGGCACGACGACCGACACCGCGGTCATTGAGGACGGCCTGGTGCGGATCAGCCCTCAGGGCGCTCGAGTTGGCGGCTGGCTGACGAGCGTTGAGGCTGCCGACATCGCTACCACGGGCCTGGGCGGCGACAGCTATCTGTCCTTCAGCGGCGACCGCCGGTTGCTGATTGGGCCACGGCGGGTCGTGCCCCTGAGCTATCTTTGCTCCCAGTACCCGGCGGCCCGCGAGATGCTGCTCGCAATCGATCCAGACGCGGTGCTTGAGCGGTCGGCGCCCGAGGTGCTGGACTTCTTCCTTCTGGCGCGCCCCGAGTATGCGGACGGTCTGGACTCGCGAGAGCAGCAGATCGTCGAGGCACTCCGTGAGGGGCCGCTGTCCCGTGGGGCACTGGCGGTGCGCATCGGTGCTCTGGCGCCGAACCTGGTGCGGCCCAAGCGGCTGGAGAGCCTTGGCGTTGTGCAGCGCGCAGCCCTGACCCCGACGGACCTGCTCCATGTCAGCGGTCAGTTTGCGGCCTGGGACGTGACGGCTGCCCGACACGCGCTGACGGTGTTCGCCACTCTGTATGGCCTTGATGGCCAGGAGATGGCCAAGCGCATCTTCGACTGCATCACCGAGAGGCTTGCGGCGGAGGTCATCGCCAGGGAGCACGAGGACACCGGGGACGATCCCGAGAAATGGCCCGGGATACTGAAGTCGGTCTTCCGTGGGTCCTCGGGCCGCCTCCATGTGCATCTGTCCTATGACCGTCCCATCGTCGCGATCGGCGCTCCGGTCAAGCCCTTCTTTCCTGCGGTTGGGCGCTCCCTGGGTGCCCAGGTGGTGATCCCGGAGCACGCTGAGGTCGCCAACGCAATCGGTGCGGTTGCCAGCGAAGTCGTGGTGCGCGAGCAGGCTGTCGTGCGGCCAGGGGAGATCGCGAACTACGTGGTCCACAGTCGCGCGGGTCGGACCGAGCATGAGAACCTGCGGGACGCCGTGGAGGCAGCCAAGTCGGAGACGGCCTCCCTGGCGCGCCAGCGGGCTCTACAGTCGGGAACCACATCTCATGACGTGCGCTACCGCGTGGATGAGCGACGAGCCTACTCCTCGGCCGGGGACGAGGTCCTGGTCGAGGTGCTTGTCGAGGCCACGGTGAACGGACGGCCGACGCTGCAGTAG